The following DNA comes from Streptomyces pristinaespiralis.
GTGGCGGCCAGCGCGTCCAGCGCCTCCGTACGCACCTTGGAGGGGCCCGCGCCGAAACGGCCGTCGGCGGGCTTGATGTCAGCGGGAATCTGGATATCAGCCACGTTCCGGAGCGTATACCGCTGCGGCCGCCCGGCGGGGACACGGTCCGGCGGCTGAGACGGCCCGGCGGCGCGGGCCGCCGGGTCAGACACCGTGGCCGCGGTCGAGTGCGTGCAGATGTTCCACCAGGGCGATCAGCACGAACTTGCTGGACGAGTGGTCCCGGGCGTCGAACTCGACCAGCGGCACACCGGCCGGGAGGGTGAGCGCGTCGCGGATCTCCTCCTCCGAGCGGAAGGGCCCGCCGAAGTCGTTGACGGCGATGATGAACGGTGTGCCGTGGTGGGTCAGCCGGTCGATCGCGTACCAGGCGTCGGTCAGGGCCCGGGTGTCGACGAGGACCACGGCGCCGGTGGTGCCGGCGAGCAGGCGGTCCCAGAGGAAGCGGAAACGTTCCTGTCCGGGGGTGCCGAACAGATAGAGGACCCGCTGCTCGTCGATCGTGATGCGGCCGAAGTCCAGCGCGACCGTCGTCGCCGTCTTGGCCGGGACCCGGACGGCGGCGTCGCTCGCGGGCCCGGCCGCGCTCATCACCGCCTCCGTGTGCAGCGGACGGATCTCGCTGACGGAACGGACCATGGTCGACCGGCCGGCGCCGAAGCCACCGACCACAGCGATCTTGAGCGCGGAGAAGTCCGCGCCGTCCCCCGTGGGGACGTCCGCGCCCGCGAGCGCGCTTCCGGGGGTCGCCCGGGTCGTGGCGCGGGTCATCGTTTCTCGGAGGTGCCGGTCATCGAGTGGTGCCTTCCGGGGTGACGGGGGGCGCAACTGGAGCCGCTGCTTCCTGGCGAAGTCGTCGTCACTATAGGAGGGTTGACGATCAGTTGGGGAAGGTCGTGGCGCTTCCCACTTCACGCGGGGCGCACAACGTGTGCAAGTGACACGTTTCCTGCCGGTGCGTCGGCGGCCGGAGGCGTCATTCTGGAGCGCATGGCTGAACACACCAGGGATACGGGAGAACTCGCCCGCGCGCTCAGGGCCGCCGTCGGCGGGGAAGTGGACTTCTCGCCCGCGGCCCGCGCCCTGACGACCATGGACGCCTCCAACTACCGGCGCGTACCGGCCGGTGTCGTCGCCCCCCGCGACGCCGACGACGTGGCCGCGGTGCTCGAGGTCTGCCGGCACCACGGCGTCCCCGTCGTACCCCGCGGCGCGGGCACCTCCATCGCCGGACAGGCCACCGGCACCGGTGTGGTCCTGGACTTCACCCGCCACATGAACAAGATCCTCGACGTCACCCCAGAGGAGCGGACCGCCCGCGTGCAGCCCGGAGTCGTACAGGCCCGGCTCCAGGACGCCGCACGGCCGCACGGCCTGCTCTTCGGACCCGACCCGTCGACGCACAGCCGCTGCACGCTCGGCGGGATGGTCGGCAACAACGCGTGCGGGTCCCACTCCGTCGCCTGGGGCGCCACGGCCGACAACGTCCACGCGCTGTCGGTCCTCACCTACGCCGGCACCCGCCACCGGCTGGCCCGGGGCGGCCCGCCGGACAGCGGCCCGCCCGGCCTGACCGACCTCGTCGACCGCAACCTCGCCCTGCTGCGCACCGGCTACCCCGAGGGCCTGCCGCGCCGCATCTCGGGCTACGCCCTCGACGCGCTGCTGCCGGAGAAGGGCGCCGACCTCGCCCGCGCGTTCTGCGGCAGCGAGGGGACCCTCGCCGTGCTCACGGAGGCGACCGTACGGCTCGTGGCCGCCCCGGCCGCCCGGGCGCTCGCCGTCATCGGCCACCCGGACGAGAGCGCCGCCGCCGAAGCCGCCGCCGGCCTCCTGCCCTATGCCCCGCTGACCGTCGAAGGCATGGCGGAGGACCTGGTGCCCGCCGGCCACGGCCTGCCACGCGGCGGGGCGTGGCTGTTCGTCGAGACGGGCGGCGACAGCCCCGCGCAGGCGAGGGACCGGGCGGAGCGGATCCTGCGGGCCGCCGACGCCCTGGACGGCACCGTCGTCGACGACCCCGCCGCCGTACGCGCCCTGTGGCGGCTGCGGGAGGACGCGTCGGGCACCGCGACCCGCAGGGCCGACGGCGGCGAGGCGTGGCCCGGCTGGGAGGACTGCGCGGTGCCGCCCGCCCGTCTCGGCGCCTATCTGCGCGACTTCCGCGCCCTGCTGGCGCAGCACGGCCTGCGCGGCACCCCCTACGGACACTTCGGCGACGGCTGCGTCCATGTCCGCATCGACTTCGACCTGTTGAGCAAGGACGGCGTGCGCCGCTTCCGCGCGTTCTCCGAGCAGGTCGCCGCCCTGGTCGTCGCCCACGGCGGCTCCCTGTCGGGCGAACACGGCGACGGCCAGGCCCGCGCCGAGCTGCTGCCCAAGATGTACGGGGACGAACTGGTGGGCCTTTTCGGCCGGTTCAAGGACCTGTGGGACCCGGCCGGCGGCATGAACCCGGGCATGCTGGTGCGCCCCGACCCGCTGGACGCGAACCTGCGCTTCGCCGTGCTCCCCGCCCGGCCCGTCGACGTCGCCTTCGGCTACCCGCAGGACGGCGGCGACTTCGCCGGCGCGGTGCGCCGCTGCGTCGGCGTCGCCAAGTGCCGCACCGAGGACGCCGCCGCGGGCGGCGGCGTGATGTGCCCCTCGTACCGGGTGACCGGCGAGGAGCAGCACTCCACCCGGGGCCGGGCGCGGCTGCTGCACGAGATGCTCGCCGGGGAGATCGTCACCGACGGCTGGCGCTCCACCGAGGTGCGCGACGCGCTCGACCTGTGCCTGTCCTGCAAGGGCTGCCGGAGCGACTGTCCGGTCGGCGTCGACATGGCCACCTACAAGGCGGAGTTCCTGCACCACCACTACGCGGGCCGCCGCCGGCCCGCCGCCCACTACGCCATGGGCCGCCTCCCGCGGTGGCTGCGGGCCGCCGCCTCGCTCGCGCCGCTGGTCAACGCCGCGGCCCGGGTGCGGCCGCTGGCCGCGCTCGCCAAGCGGCTCGCCGGCGTCGCGCCGGAGCGTGACCTGCCGCGCCTGGCGCCGGAGACGTTCCGCCGATGGCTGCGCGACCACATGGGCGACCGGGCCGAAGTGCTGGAGCAGGGCCGGACGGCCGTGCTGTGGCCCGACACCTTCACCGACCACCTCTCACCGTCCGCCGGACGGGCCGCGGTACGCGTCATGGAGGCGGCGGGCATCGGGATCGTCCTGCCGCCCGGCCGGGTCTGCTGCGGGCTCACCTATGTCTCGACCGGCCAGCTCGACCTGGCGCGCAAGGTCATGCGGCACACGCTCGACGTCGTCGAGCCGCTGCTCGACCTCGATGTGCCCGTCGTCGTGCTGGAGCCGAGCTGCGCGGCCACCCTGAGGACCGACCTGCCCGAGCTGCTCGGCGACGACCCGAGGACGGCCCGCCTGGCGGGGTCGGTGCGGACCTTCGCACAGGCTCTGGAGGAGTGCGCCCCCGACTGGGAGCCGCCGGTGATCGGCCGCCCGGTGGTGGGCCAGACCCACTGCCACCAGCACGCGGTCCTCGGCGACGCGGCGGAACGCCGACTGCGGGAACGGGCCGGCCTCCACGGCGCCTTGAGCGGCGGCTGCTGCGGGCTCGCGGGCAACTTCGGCTTCGAGAAGGGGCATTACGAGGTGTCGGTGGCCTGCGCGGAGGAGCAGCTGCTGCCCGCCGTACGCGCCGCCGCCGCGGGCACCGAGCTGCTGGCCGACGGCTTCTCCTGCCGCACCCAGCTCGAGCAGCTCGCCGGCCGCCGGGCCCGGCATCTCGCGGAGCTGCTCGCGGAGGGACTGGACGAGCGGCCGGGCCGGGGGCGGGACGAGCGGCCGGACCGGGGACCGGTCACGAAGTGACCCCCGGCATCCGGCAGGATGGTCGCCGGTCAGGAAGGGGCGGATGCCATGGGGAAGAGCGTCGGGCGGACCGGCGTCGTGGGTCTGCTGGCGCGATCCTGCGCAGCCCTGCTCCTGGTCGCCCTGGTGGGCCAGTTGCTGGTGTCCGCGATCGCGGTGGACCCCGTCGACCCGGCGGACAAGGGCCTCGGGTCGTTCCTCGTCTCGCTGCTGCGGGGCGGCACGGCCGGGGCGTTCGGTGCGGCGATGTGCGTCGCGGCCGTCCTGTTGCTGGTGGTTGCCGTGCGGGGCGCCAAGGCGGCCATGAGGCACCTGGCGGGCCGCCGTCGGAAGGGGTGTGCGGCGAGAGCGGGCGTCTCAGCCGAGCTGCGCGGCGGAGACCTCGACGACATGGGGCGGCTCCTGGGTGAAGTCGCTGTACCGCACCCACGCCGGGCGGACCCGCACATAGGTGATCCCCGGCCAGGAGAGCCGGTCCCGGCCGTCCGGGTACACACGGAAGTAGCACTCCTGCAGACGCGCCAGTTCGGCGCCGGCGGGGAAGTCGGCGAGTCCCTCGATCTGCACGGTGACCGCGTCGTCCCAGCCGATCACGAGGGCGATGCGCGGGTCGGCCCGCAGGTTGAGGCTCTTACGGGTCGTCTCGACGGTGTCGAAGACGATCTCGAGGTCGTCGCTGACGGCGAATCCCACGACCGCCGCCTGAGGTGATCCGTCCGGTGCGGCCGAGGCCTGGACCGCGAGCCTGTTCCTGCGGAGGAACCACACCAGCTCGTCGCGCTTCATACGACCTGCCTATCACGGGCCGCCCCGGGCGGCTCGGCGTCGATCTCGCGGAGCGCGGCGGCGCGGTCCGTCGCGCCCGGGGCGGACCTCCTCAGCGCGGCCGGGCCACCGCTCTGGCCAGTGCGAGGAGTTGACGCACGGCGGGGTGGGGCGAGGCGCTGCGCCAGGCGAGCAGCACCGGCACCCGCGGGGCGTCGGACAGGGGCAGGTACGTCACCCCGCCGTGCGCGTGCATCTGGGCGGTGGAGGCGGCCGACGCGCCCACACCGCGCCCCGCGGCGATCGCGGTGAGCCAGTCGTCCGTGTTGGCGACCGTGATCGTCGCCGTGGGCCGGGTCCTTGGCGGCCACAGGTCCAGGGTGGTCAGGCCGGACACCGTGTTCAGCACGACCGGGCCGGCCGCGAGGTCCGCCAGGGTCAGCGAGGCCCGCGCCGCGCGCGGGTCGTCCGACGGCACGGCGGCCACCCGGGGCTCCGTGAACAGCAGCTCGGTGGCCAGACCGGGGGTGTCCACCGGGCCGCGCAGGACGGCGGCGTCGACCTCCCCGCGGACGAGTCCCGCCGTACGGTCGTCGACCCGCAGCAGTTCGAGGGGGATGTCCGGGTGCTCGCGCTCCCACCGGCGCAGCAGCGGGGTCGTGTACGGCCCGAGGGCCGACCAGGCGTGCCCGAGCCGCAGGGGCCGGTGCGGGAGGCTGCGGGTGCCGAGTGCGTCGTCGAAGGCGGCGACGGCCGCGGCGGCCTTGTCACGGAAGGCGATCCCCTCCGCGGTCAGGGCGACATGGTGCGTGGAGCGGTCCACCAGCCGGACGCCCACGTACTGCTCGAGGGAGGCGAGGGCGCGGGAGACGCTGGGCTGGGTGAGGCCGAGCCGGGCCGCCGCCCTGGTCACGCTGGACTCCTCGGCGACGGCGAGGAAGCAGCGGAGATGACGCAGCTCGATGCTCATACGCCCGGAGCATAACCGCAGCGGGAAACGTATTTCACGCGCGACGCCACGGTCCGTAGCGTGGGGAGGAAGGGACGGGCGAGGTTTCAGGAGGCCGGGGTGAAGGACGCGCAGTCCGCGGGCACGGGCACAGGGCCGCAGGCGGGTGCCGCCGCGGTGGTGCTGCCGGAGGCGGCGGGCGCGGCGGCGGGGGGCACGGGGGTGTCACCGCCGGCCGGTGCCCGGCGTTCCCTCGGCCCCGTGGCGCTCGTGGTGGCGGGCGGCCTGTCCGTGCAGTTCGGGGCCGCCGTCGCCGTGCTGCTGATGCCCCGGGCCGGCGCGCTCGGCGTCGTCACGCTCCGGCTCGTGCTCGCGGCGCTCGTGCTGTTCGTGGTCTGCCGGCCGCGGCTGCGCGGGCACTCCCGCGCCGACTGGGCCACCGTGATCACGTTCGGCGCCGCCATGGGCGGGATGAACATGCTCTTCTACCAGGCCGTGGACCGGATCCCGCTCGGCGCGGCGGTCACGCTCGAGGTCCTGGGGCCGCTCGCCCTCTCCGTGATCGCGTCCAGACGGCTGGTGAACCTGCTCTGGGCCGCCCTGGCGCTCGCCGGCGTGGTCCTGCTGGGCGGGGGCGGTTTCGACCGGCTCGACCCCGTCGGCGCGGCGTTCGCCCTGGCGGCGGGCGGTATGTGGGCGGCGTACATCATCTTCAGCGCCCGCACGGGCCGGCGCTTCCCGCAGGCGGACGGGCTGGCGCTGGCGATGGGCTTCGGCGCGCTGCTGAGCCTGCCGTTCGGTCTGGCGGAGGCGGGGTCGCGGCTGTTCGTGCCCTCGACGCTGGGGCTGGGCCTGGCGGTGGCGCTGATGTCGTCGGTCCTGCCGTACACCCTGGAGCTGCTGGCGCTGCGCAGGCTGCCCGCGGCTACGTTCGCGGTGCTGATGAGCCTGGAGCCGGCGATCGCCGCGGCGGCCGGGTTCCTCCTGCTGAGCCAGGCGCTCTCACCGTCCGAGGGGCTGGCGATCGTGCTGGTCGTGGTGGCGAGCATGGGCGCGGTACGGACGCAGGCGGCCGGGAAACGGGCGCCGGCGGGATGAGGCGCCGGCACGGCCCCGCCGACGCTGTCGGCGGGGCCGTGCCGGCAGGGCGTCAGTGCCGGCTCTTGGTGTGCCAGACCGGTGCGCCCTTGCTGTTGTAGATCACCACATTGCCGTCGGCCTGGACCGAGAGGACGGCGCCGGGGTTGCCGTCGGTGGCGGAGGCCCACACCGGCTGGTTGTCCGGCGTGTAGATCACGAAGTTGCCGTCCTCCTGGAAGACGGCACGGGCACCCGGGGTGGCCGGGTTGTTGGAGGCCCAGCGCGGGTCGTCGTTCTCGTCGAAGACCACCAGCTTCCCGTCGTCCTGGAGCAGCAGCTTCGCCCGGCCCGCGTCGACGATGTCGCCGATGTCGAACGTGGAGACGGCGGAGATCTCGTGGTTGCCCTCCTCGGTGACCCGGACCTTGATCTTCGGGGCGTCGTCGGAGAGCTTCCCGTCCGCGAGCCGGTCGAGCGTCGACAGCGACGGCGTGAACGCGTACACCGCGCCCTCGGTCCGTACGAACTGCTCGAAGCGCACCTGCTGTCCCTTGAACGAGACGTCGGTGGTCACGCCGATCATGGGATCGGCGCCGACTCTCGGGTCACGGTCCGGGAACTTGGTGTCGATCACCCAGTCCTTCTGGATGAACTCGAACTGCCGCACAAGATCGGCCTGGTAGCTGACGAAGACCAGGCCGCGGGCGGCGTCGGGGCCGTGGCCGGCCGAACCCGCGGGATCGAAGGGCAGGCCGAAGGGGATGCCGCGGCGCATGATGCGCCGGCCGTCCAGGCCGCCCTTCTCCGGGACGGGCTTGTCGCCCTTCTTCAGTGCGAGGCCGTCCCGGGGGTTGGTCTTGCGCAGGTGGGAGAAGAGCGGGGTGGTCTCCCCCTCCAGGTCGTCCGCGAAGCTGATGTCGTTGTCGTTCCCGCAGTCCGGATCGAAGGAGACGTCGGCGTGCGGGCACTTCGCCACGGGCGTACCCGAACGCCAGCGCCCGACCAGCCGGGCCGCCAGCCACTCCGCGGTCGCCTCCGGCGGCACCGCCTTGGCGTTCTTCAGCTCCTTCAGCCGCGCCCCGATCTGTGCCCACCAGCTCGGCACGTCCTGACCGAGCCGGCGCACCACGTGGAACGAGCCGTTCCTCGTCCACTCCGGCAGGCCGGACGGCGTGCCGCTGACGGTCTGCTCGCCGATGACGAACTCACCCGCGGGGATGATCCGGGTGCCGGGGCTGCCCTTCTTCCACTCGGGCCTCTTCGGGTCGGGCTCGTCGAAGCCCTGGACGGCGGGCTCGCTGACGCCGTCCTTGAAGCCGAAGTGCTCCTTGCCCCTGCGGTCGCCCGTCAGGGTTGCGCCGTCCTGCTCGAAGACGATCACCACCTTGTGGACGGAGGCCTCCTGCCGCTCCTGCGCGATCGCCGCCCGCAGGTCCTCCACCTTGTCGGCCGCGATGGTGAGCACCGCGTGGACGGGCTGGGCGTTGCTGTCGCCGAAGAGCCAGTTCTCCGGCGAGTTGTCGCCCGTGTCCCCGAGCATCCCGGCCCGCATCGCGGAGCCCTGTTTGAAGGCGTGCTCCGTGGTGCCCTCGGTGGTCTTCGGGAACGGGTCCTTGCCCGTCAGCGTGCGGATGCCGCCGTGGGTGAAGCTGACGCTGCGCCATACGG
Coding sequences within:
- a CDS encoding FAD-binding and (Fe-S)-binding domain-containing protein: MAEHTRDTGELARALRAAVGGEVDFSPAARALTTMDASNYRRVPAGVVAPRDADDVAAVLEVCRHHGVPVVPRGAGTSIAGQATGTGVVLDFTRHMNKILDVTPEERTARVQPGVVQARLQDAARPHGLLFGPDPSTHSRCTLGGMVGNNACGSHSVAWGATADNVHALSVLTYAGTRHRLARGGPPDSGPPGLTDLVDRNLALLRTGYPEGLPRRISGYALDALLPEKGADLARAFCGSEGTLAVLTEATVRLVAAPAARALAVIGHPDESAAAEAAAGLLPYAPLTVEGMAEDLVPAGHGLPRGGAWLFVETGGDSPAQARDRAERILRAADALDGTVVDDPAAVRALWRLREDASGTATRRADGGEAWPGWEDCAVPPARLGAYLRDFRALLAQHGLRGTPYGHFGDGCVHVRIDFDLLSKDGVRRFRAFSEQVAALVVAHGGSLSGEHGDGQARAELLPKMYGDELVGLFGRFKDLWDPAGGMNPGMLVRPDPLDANLRFAVLPARPVDVAFGYPQDGGDFAGAVRRCVGVAKCRTEDAAAGGGVMCPSYRVTGEEQHSTRGRARLLHEMLAGEIVTDGWRSTEVRDALDLCLSCKGCRSDCPVGVDMATYKAEFLHHHYAGRRRPAAHYAMGRLPRWLRAAASLAPLVNAAARVRPLAALAKRLAGVAPERDLPRLAPETFRRWLRDHMGDRAEVLEQGRTAVLWPDTFTDHLSPSAGRAAVRVMEAAGIGIVLPPGRVCCGLTYVSTGQLDLARKVMRHTLDVVEPLLDLDVPVVVLEPSCAATLRTDLPELLGDDPRTARLAGSVRTFAQALEECAPDWEPPVIGRPVVGQTHCHQHAVLGDAAERRLRERAGLHGALSGGCCGLAGNFGFEKGHYEVSVACAEEQLLPAVRAAAAGTELLADGFSCRTQLEQLAGRRARHLAELLAEGLDERPGRGRDERPDRGPVTK
- a CDS encoding EamA family transporter, which gives rise to MKDAQSAGTGTGPQAGAAAVVLPEAAGAAAGGTGVSPPAGARRSLGPVALVVAGGLSVQFGAAVAVLLMPRAGALGVVTLRLVLAALVLFVVCRPRLRGHSRADWATVITFGAAMGGMNMLFYQAVDRIPLGAAVTLEVLGPLALSVIASRRLVNLLWAALALAGVVLLGGGGFDRLDPVGAAFALAAGGMWAAYIIFSARTGRRFPQADGLALAMGFGALLSLPFGLAEAGSRLFVPSTLGLGLAVALMSSVLPYTLELLALRRLPAATFAVLMSLEPAIAAAAGFLLLSQALSPSEGLAIVLVVVASMGAVRTQAAGKRAPAG
- a CDS encoding GTP-binding protein, translated to MTRATTRATPGSALAGADVPTGDGADFSALKIAVVGGFGAGRSTMVRSVSEIRPLHTEAVMSAAGPASDAAVRVPAKTATTVALDFGRITIDEQRVLYLFGTPGQERFRFLWDRLLAGTTGAVVLVDTRALTDAWYAIDRLTHHGTPFIIAVNDFGGPFRSEEEIRDALTLPAGVPLVEFDARDHSSSKFVLIALVEHLHALDRGHGV
- a CDS encoding pyridoxamine 5'-phosphate oxidase family protein; the protein is MKRDELVWFLRRNRLAVQASAAPDGSPQAAVVGFAVSDDLEIVFDTVETTRKSLNLRADPRIALVIGWDDAVTVQIEGLADFPAGAELARLQECYFRVYPDGRDRLSWPGITYVRVRPAWVRYSDFTQEPPHVVEVSAAQLG
- a CDS encoding LysR family transcriptional regulator, producing MSIELRHLRCFLAVAEESSVTRAAARLGLTQPSVSRALASLEQYVGVRLVDRSTHHVALTAEGIAFRDKAAAAVAAFDDALGTRSLPHRPLRLGHAWSALGPYTTPLLRRWEREHPDIPLELLRVDDRTAGLVRGEVDAAVLRGPVDTPGLATELLFTEPRVAAVPSDDPRAARASLTLADLAAGPVVLNTVSGLTTLDLWPPRTRPTATITVANTDDWLTAIAAGRGVGASAASTAQMHAHGGVTYLPLSDAPRVPVLLAWRSASPHPAVRQLLALARAVARPR
- a CDS encoding Dyp-type peroxidase, coding for MTDLALRESTEIQGDVLAGFKKDHVQLLFLKFDDATRARTWLRRLKPRIATTRQVAAFNAAFSAARRNTGGDDPKALNAVWRSVSFTHGGIRTLTGKDPFPKTTEGTTEHAFKQGSAMRAGMLGDTGDNSPENWLFGDSNAQPVHAVLTIAADKVEDLRAAIAQERQEASVHKVVIVFEQDGATLTGDRRGKEHFGFKDGVSEPAVQGFDEPDPKRPEWKKGSPGTRIIPAGEFVIGEQTVSGTPSGLPEWTRNGSFHVVRRLGQDVPSWWAQIGARLKELKNAKAVPPEATAEWLAARLVGRWRSGTPVAKCPHADVSFDPDCGNDNDISFADDLEGETTPLFSHLRKTNPRDGLALKKGDKPVPEKGGLDGRRIMRRGIPFGLPFDPAGSAGHGPDAARGLVFVSYQADLVRQFEFIQKDWVIDTKFPDRDPRVGADPMIGVTTDVSFKGQQVRFEQFVRTEGAVYAFTPSLSTLDRLADGKLSDDAPKIKVRVTEEGNHEISAVSTFDIGDIVDAGRAKLLLQDDGKLVVFDENDDPRWASNNPATPGARAVFQEDGNFVIYTPDNQPVWASATDGNPGAVLSVQADGNVVIYNSKGAPVWHTKSRH